In Vibrio diazotrophicus, the following proteins share a genomic window:
- the glpC gene encoding anaerobic glycerol-3-phosphate dehydrogenase subunit GlpC, translating to MTVASRDTTFDQCIKCTVCTVYCPVAKANPDFPGPKQCGPDGERLRIKSPEFYDDMLKHCTNCKRCETACPSGVRIGDIIAVARGKFGKRPMNPKLVRDFVLSHTDLFGSIATPFAPLVNAATQLPLVKKIMHKTIGVHEHKSLPKYSHGTFRNWFKKNVTEQSIYPRAVSYYHGCYVNYNHPQLGKDFIRVMNAMNIGVRLLEKEKCCGVAMIANGFHDKARKNAEFNIEHVGKAIEQDSIAVLSTSSTCSFTLQEEYPHVLGVENENVVNKIHYVSRFLLKEFMSGNLPKMKPLNKKIVYHTPCHLERSGGAVFTIEVLKMIPGLEVVVLDSECCGLAGTYGFKEENYEVSMKIGDDLFSKIRRSNADYAITDCETCKWQIEENTQLECIHPVSLIAEALL from the coding sequence ATGACAGTGGCAAGCAGAGATACCACCTTTGACCAATGCATTAAATGCACCGTTTGTACTGTGTACTGTCCGGTAGCAAAGGCGAACCCAGATTTTCCGGGACCAAAACAATGCGGACCAGACGGTGAGCGACTACGCATCAAAAGCCCAGAGTTTTATGATGACATGTTGAAACACTGCACCAACTGCAAACGCTGTGAAACGGCGTGCCCGTCAGGTGTACGTATTGGCGATATTATTGCGGTAGCAAGAGGCAAGTTTGGCAAGCGCCCGATGAATCCTAAGTTAGTGCGTGATTTTGTCTTGAGCCATACCGATCTGTTCGGCTCAATCGCCACTCCATTTGCACCACTCGTGAATGCGGCAACGCAACTGCCTTTGGTGAAGAAGATCATGCACAAGACGATAGGTGTGCATGAACATAAATCTTTGCCTAAGTATTCGCATGGCACGTTTAGAAATTGGTTTAAGAAAAACGTCACCGAACAGTCAATTTACCCGAGAGCGGTTAGCTATTACCACGGCTGCTATGTCAACTATAACCATCCTCAACTGGGGAAAGACTTTATCCGAGTGATGAACGCCATGAACATAGGTGTGCGTTTACTGGAAAAAGAAAAATGCTGTGGCGTAGCGATGATAGCGAACGGCTTTCACGATAAAGCGAGAAAGAACGCAGAGTTTAATATTGAGCATGTCGGCAAAGCCATCGAACAAGACAGTATTGCCGTATTGTCCACCTCATCAACCTGTTCTTTCACCTTGCAGGAGGAATATCCTCACGTGCTCGGCGTTGAAAACGAAAATGTAGTGAACAAGATCCACTATGTGAGCCGCTTTTTGTTGAAAGAGTTTATGAGTGGCAACTTGCCAAAAATGAAACCGCTCAATAAGAAAATTGTTTATCACACGCCTTGTCACCTTGAAAGGAGTGGGGGTGCCGTTTTTACCATTGAAGTCCTGAAGATGATTCCAGGTTTAGAAGTGGTTGTACTTGATAGTGAATGTTGTGGCCTTGCAGGTACTTATGGTTTTAAAGAGGAAAACTACGAAGTCTCTATGAAGATAGGGGATGACCTGTTTAGCAAGATTAGACGTTCAAACGCTGATTACGCCATTACAGATTGCGAAACCTGTAAGTGGCAAATTGAGGAAAACACTCAGCTAGAGTGTATTCATCCAGTGAGTTTGATCGCGGAAGCGCTGCTTTAA
- the glpB gene encoding glycerol-3-phosphate dehydrogenase subunit GlpB has protein sequence MMNYDVIVIGSGIAGYSAAIKCLEHGLKTAVVSSGQSALHFSSGSIDLLSHSPLTHKLIDDPWAEIDALPTALPQHPYAKVGGKNVRSAMNWYQQMLAANGLAMSTLPSSHNHFRITTLGTLKSTWLSQPYVEKIEQNFSNLAQFKRIVMIAVDGFRDFQPHIALGNLQQHPAFKDITIKTAKVSLTAFGQLNRNPYDLRSIDISRILRDEAQFTEFANQLLKVATPEDLLMMPSIMGNGDGLELMHKLSRYTGLHLHEVPTMPPSLLGIRIEDVMMHTFIKKGGVLHKGDEVLGGQFEDQGGSMNLASIQTKKMGDMNLTAKHYILASGSFFSKGLIANQNSIKEPIFNLDTEVTGERHEWHQHDFFSSKPHPFLSFGVVTDKNFTPFIQGQKVNNLHCIGAILSGYNPITHGCGGGVAVSTAYWVVERIVAGLRSELLMKEVSA, from the coding sequence ATGATGAATTACGATGTCATAGTGATTGGTAGTGGAATTGCAGGCTATTCGGCTGCCATTAAATGTTTAGAACACGGGTTAAAAACGGCGGTGGTGAGCAGCGGGCAGAGTGCTTTACATTTTTCATCCGGTTCTATCGATTTGCTTTCACATTCCCCGTTAACGCATAAGTTAATAGATGATCCTTGGGCTGAAATTGACGCTTTACCAACTGCGCTTCCACAGCACCCTTATGCGAAAGTCGGCGGTAAAAATGTTCGTTCAGCCATGAACTGGTATCAACAAATGCTTGCGGCAAATGGACTTGCCATGAGCACTTTGCCTTCGTCGCACAACCATTTTCGAATTACCACCCTAGGTACCTTGAAATCGACTTGGCTCTCTCAACCTTATGTTGAAAAAATAGAACAGAATTTTTCAAATCTGGCGCAGTTTAAACGTATTGTGATGATTGCTGTTGATGGCTTCAGAGATTTTCAGCCACATATTGCACTAGGCAATTTGCAGCAACACCCAGCGTTTAAAGATATAACCATCAAAACCGCCAAAGTCAGTTTAACGGCGTTTGGGCAACTGAATCGTAACCCGTACGATCTCAGGTCGATAGATATTTCGAGGATCTTAAGAGACGAAGCTCAGTTCACCGAGTTTGCCAACCAATTGCTGAAAGTTGCCACACCTGAAGATTTACTGATGATGCCGTCGATTATGGGTAATGGCGATGGTCTAGAGCTGATGCATAAACTCAGCCGTTATACGGGGCTCCATTTGCATGAAGTACCAACCATGCCGCCTTCATTGCTCGGTATTCGTATTGAGGATGTCATGATGCACACCTTCATCAAAAAAGGCGGTGTGCTGCACAAAGGTGATGAAGTGCTTGGCGGTCAGTTTGAGGATCAAGGCGGCAGTATGAATTTGGCGTCTATCCAAACCAAAAAAATGGGTGATATGAACCTGACGGCGAAACACTACATACTTGCTTCCGGTAGCTTCTTCAGTAAGGGTTTGATAGCGAACCAGAACTCAATCAAAGAGCCAATCTTTAATTTGGATACGGAAGTGACGGGTGAAAGACATGAGTGGCATCAGCATGATTTCTTCAGCTCCAAACCGCATCCATTCTTGTCCTTTGGCGTTGTGACTGACAAGAACTTTACCCCGTTTATCCAAGGGCAAAAGGTGAATAACTTGCATTGTATTGGTGCGATTTTAAGTGGCTACAATCCTATTACCCACGGCTGTGGCGGAGGTGTGGCAGTCAGCACCGCTTATTGGGTTGTCGAGCGAATTGTCGCAGGATTACGAAGCGAATTACTAATGAAGGAGGTGAGTGCATGA
- the glpA gene encoding anaerobic glycerol-3-phosphate dehydrogenase subunit A has protein sequence MNSTVRFETDVVIIGGGATGTGIMRDCALRGIKCILLEKDDLASGTTGRNHGLLHSGARYAVTDQHSAKECIQENRILKKIARHCIEDTGGLFITLPEDDLGFQKTFIEQCKAADIDVETLSPKDALRLEPNTNPELIGAVKVPDGTLDPFRLCSSNVLDAKEHGARLFNHSRVVSLIREGDTVLGVKCVNTQTNQPFEVIAQQVINAAGIWGQGICEYAELDIKMFPAKGSLLILDYRINNLVINRCRKPSDADILVPGDTISLIGTTSEHIDYDMIDDLHVTAAEVDLLLEEGIKLAPIMKNTRVLRAYAGVRPLVSLSGDSSGRNISRGIVLLDHQERDGLKGLTTITGGKLMTYRLMAEQATDLVARKLGNTAPCITHTKPLPGSVESPKALRKSASIAKPVYESAIYRHGERAEAFLSEQPRSQAIVCECEMVTAGEIEYAIKKLDVKNLVDLRRRTRLGMGPCQGELCAFRAASLFQEYGDIDGHESALLLKEFLEERWKGIKPIFWGDALREAEFSYWIYEGLFGCGDIEPASIDKPTITPSTQEQEQQ, from the coding sequence ATGAATTCTACAGTTCGATTTGAAACCGACGTTGTCATCATTGGTGGTGGTGCGACAGGTACAGGGATTATGCGTGATTGTGCTCTGAGGGGCATAAAGTGCATTTTGCTAGAAAAAGACGATTTGGCGTCAGGTACCACAGGGCGAAATCACGGTTTATTACACTCTGGTGCGCGTTATGCCGTCACCGATCAACATTCCGCAAAAGAATGTATCCAAGAAAACCGCATACTGAAGAAAATCGCTCGACACTGTATTGAAGACACAGGCGGTTTGTTCATCACTTTGCCTGAAGATGATTTGGGCTTTCAAAAGACCTTTATCGAGCAATGCAAAGCCGCTGATATCGATGTGGAAACTCTTTCGCCAAAAGATGCTCTTCGTTTAGAACCGAATACTAACCCTGAATTGATTGGTGCCGTCAAAGTGCCAGATGGCACGCTCGACCCATTTCGCCTTTGTTCGTCTAACGTACTTGATGCAAAAGAGCACGGCGCACGTTTGTTTAACCATTCACGCGTCGTTTCTCTGATCCGTGAAGGCGACACCGTACTGGGCGTGAAATGTGTCAATACCCAAACCAACCAACCTTTTGAAGTGATTGCCCAGCAAGTGATTAACGCGGCGGGTATTTGGGGGCAGGGTATCTGTGAATACGCAGAGCTGGATATCAAAATGTTCCCTGCAAAAGGCTCGTTGCTGATCCTTGATTATCGAATCAATAATCTGGTGATAAACCGCTGTCGTAAACCATCGGATGCAGACATTTTAGTGCCGGGCGATACCATCTCTTTGATAGGCACTACCTCAGAGCATATCGATTACGACATGATAGACGACCTGCATGTGACTGCCGCAGAAGTGGATTTGCTACTGGAAGAAGGTATCAAGTTAGCGCCGATCATGAAAAATACCCGAGTGCTAAGAGCTTATGCAGGCGTTAGGCCTTTGGTTTCACTCAGTGGCGACAGTTCTGGCAGAAACATTAGTCGCGGAATTGTCCTGCTCGACCATCAGGAACGCGATGGTCTTAAAGGTCTCACGACAATTACTGGCGGCAAGTTAATGACTTACCGTTTGATGGCGGAACAGGCAACGGATCTTGTTGCTCGTAAGCTTGGCAATACTGCGCCTTGTATTACTCATACCAAGCCGTTGCCTGGGTCTGTCGAATCTCCTAAAGCGCTTCGCAAAAGTGCCAGTATCGCTAAGCCAGTTTATGAATCAGCCATCTACCGTCATGGGGAAAGGGCAGAAGCTTTTCTCTCTGAACAACCTCGCAGTCAGGCGATTGTGTGTGAATGTGAAATGGTCACCGCAGGTGAAATTGAGTACGCAATTAAAAAACTGGACGTAAAAAACCTCGTGGATTTACGTCGACGCACTCGGTTGGGAATGGGGCCGTGTCAGGGAGAGCTGTGTGCTTTTCGTGCTGCGAGTTTGTTCCAAGAATATGGCGATATAGATGGCCATGAATCAGCACTGCTGCTCAAAGAGTTTTTGGAAGAGCGCTGGAAGGGAATTAAACCGATATTTTGGGGTGATGCCTTACGAGAGGCTGAGTTTAGCTACTGGATCTATGAAGGGTTGTTTGGCTGTGGAGACATTGAGCCAGCGAGTATCGACAAACCTACCATTACACCGTCAACGCAGGAGCAAGAACAGCAATGA
- a CDS encoding DeoR/GlpR family transcriptional regulator — translation MKAIKRHQEIIELVKAQGYVSTEDLVERFNVSPQTIRRDLNELADLNQIKRNHGGATIVTSSENSSYQTRKVSHQEEKQRIALKLAQHIPDGATLFIDIGTTPEAVARALLQNHQNLRIVTNNINVASLLMTKPDFKVILAGGEVRNRDGGVTGEATMDFISQFRLDFGILGISGIDFDGSLLDFDYHEVRVKKAIIENSRSVYLGVDHTKFGRNAMVKLGGIEEVDLVITDQMPPESICAIIREHEIQLDIV, via the coding sequence TTGAAAGCCATTAAACGTCATCAAGAAATCATCGAGCTAGTCAAGGCTCAGGGATATGTCAGCACCGAAGATCTTGTTGAGCGATTCAATGTTAGCCCTCAAACCATTCGAAGAGATCTCAATGAGCTTGCCGACCTAAACCAAATCAAACGAAACCATGGTGGCGCGACCATAGTCACCAGTTCCGAAAACTCTTCTTACCAAACGCGCAAAGTCTCTCATCAAGAAGAAAAACAACGTATTGCATTGAAGCTGGCTCAACATATTCCAGATGGCGCAACTTTGTTTATCGATATTGGTACCACGCCAGAAGCAGTAGCAAGAGCGTTGCTGCAAAACCATCAGAACCTACGCATTGTGACCAACAATATTAATGTTGCATCATTACTGATGACCAAGCCTGATTTCAAAGTGATACTGGCTGGTGGTGAAGTTCGCAATCGAGATGGCGGTGTGACTGGCGAGGCGACCATGGATTTTATTTCTCAGTTTCGTCTCGACTTCGGCATTCTGGGCATCAGTGGCATTGATTTCGATGGTTCACTCTTAGACTTTGATTATCATGAAGTTAGAGTTAAAAAAGCCATTATCGAGAATAGCCGCAGTGTCTATTTAGGCGTTGACCATACTAAGTTTGGGCGTAATGCCATGGTAAAACTGGGTGGAATCGAAGAGGTTGATCTGGTAATTACCGATCAAATGCCGCCAGAGAGCATCTGTGCCATTATCCGCGAGCATGAGATTCAGCTCGATATTGTTTGA
- a CDS encoding MIP/aquaporin family protein, with protein MANKKQHTLIGECIAEFIGTGLLIFFGVGCVAALVLTNAQFGQWEISIVWGLAVAIAVYCTAGVSGAHINPAVTIALAAFHGFEKSKVIPYIASQVAGAFCAAALVYGLYSNLFTAWEVTNGIARNTPEALATAGIFSTYPNAALSFSGAFAVEFAITAVLMFAILALGDENNGAARGALNPLLIGIVVATIGGSLGPLTGFAMNPARDFGPKLFAYLAGWDYALSGAKDIPYFIIPIVATVAGACFGGWAYPKFIGAYVPTVGTGCTIPNQCEECEIADDSKAQV; from the coding sequence ATGGCTAATAAAAAACAACATACTCTCATTGGTGAGTGTATTGCCGAGTTCATAGGTACGGGTTTGCTCATATTTTTTGGTGTCGGATGTGTAGCCGCACTCGTATTGACCAATGCTCAGTTTGGGCAATGGGAAATCTCTATCGTTTGGGGCCTTGCAGTTGCCATTGCTGTCTACTGCACTGCTGGTGTCTCAGGCGCACACATTAATCCCGCCGTGACCATAGCGCTTGCCGCTTTTCATGGCTTCGAAAAATCTAAAGTTATTCCTTACATCGCTTCTCAAGTTGCCGGAGCATTTTGTGCTGCTGCTCTTGTTTATGGTCTTTACAGCAATTTATTTACCGCATGGGAAGTGACAAACGGTATTGCTCGTAATACACCTGAAGCACTTGCTACCGCTGGCATTTTTTCAACATACCCTAACGCTGCTTTATCTTTTTCTGGTGCATTTGCTGTAGAATTTGCCATTACAGCAGTACTGATGTTCGCAATTTTGGCTTTAGGTGATGAAAATAATGGTGCAGCACGCGGAGCGCTAAACCCACTTCTAATCGGTATCGTGGTTGCCACTATTGGTGGTTCGTTAGGTCCACTGACTGGTTTTGCGATGAATCCTGCTCGTGACTTTGGACCAAAATTATTTGCATACCTAGCAGGGTGGGATTACGCATTAAGTGGCGCGAAAGATATTCCCTACTTTATCATTCCAATAGTTGCAACCGTTGCTGGCGCTTGTTTTGGTGGTTGGGCTTATCCTAAATTTATCGGTGCGTACGTACCGACTGTGGGCACAGGCTGTACCATTCCAAATCAGTGCGAAGAGTGTGAAATCGCAGATGACTCAAAAGCTCAGGTTTGA
- the glpK gene encoding glycerol kinase GlpK, whose amino-acid sequence MNNKYIVALDQGTTSSRAVVLDHDANIVSVAQREFTQIYPESGWVEHDPLEIYATQSSTLVEALGQKGIRSDQVAAIGITNQRETTIVWNKETGEPVYNAIVWQCRRTADICAELKKIDGFEEYVRENTGLLLDPYFSGTKVKWVLENVAGARELAQEGKLLFGTVDTWLVWKMTQGRVHVTDYTNASRTLLFNINTLQWDEKILKELDIPLSMMPEVRASSEVYGETNIGGKGGTRIPIAGIAGDQQAALFGQMCVKPGQAKNTYGTGCFLLMNTGKEKVTSKNGLLTTLACDPEGKVSYALEGSVFIGGAAIQWLRDEMKLITDAKDSEYFATKVDSSNGVYVVPAFTGLGAPYWDAYARGTIVGMSRGTGINHIIRATLESIAYQSRDVIDAMQADSGIKLATLRVDGGAVANNFLMQFQSDILNTDVQRPKVTEVTALGAAYLAGLAVGYWGSLDEVADKAEIDRVFEPAQDEAKRAQRYNGWKRAVRGVLAVSHFADE is encoded by the coding sequence ATGAATAATAAATATATTGTTGCTCTTGACCAAGGCACGACGAGCTCACGAGCAGTAGTGCTCGATCATGACGCAAACATCGTGAGTGTTGCACAACGCGAGTTTACTCAAATCTACCCTGAATCAGGTTGGGTGGAACACGACCCTCTCGAAATTTACGCGACACAAAGCTCCACACTGGTTGAAGCTCTAGGCCAAAAAGGCATTCGCTCAGACCAAGTAGCTGCGATTGGTATTACTAACCAACGTGAAACCACCATTGTTTGGAACAAAGAAACGGGTGAGCCTGTTTACAATGCGATTGTGTGGCAATGCCGCCGAACAGCTGATATATGTGCAGAGCTGAAGAAAATTGACGGCTTTGAAGAGTATGTACGCGAAAACACAGGTTTGCTGCTAGATCCATATTTCTCAGGCACAAAAGTGAAATGGGTGCTTGAGAACGTTGCTGGCGCACGCGAACTTGCTCAGGAAGGCAAACTGCTGTTTGGTACGGTTGATACTTGGCTGGTGTGGAAAATGACTCAAGGTCGTGTCCATGTCACTGACTATACCAATGCTTCTCGTACCCTGCTATTTAACATCAATACCCTTCAATGGGATGAAAAAATCCTTAAAGAACTGGATATTCCGCTATCAATGATGCCAGAAGTAAGAGCATCCTCTGAAGTCTATGGCGAAACTAACATCGGTGGTAAAGGCGGTACTCGTATTCCAATCGCAGGCATTGCAGGCGACCAACAAGCTGCGCTATTTGGTCAAATGTGTGTTAAACCGGGTCAAGCTAAGAACACCTATGGTACCGGCTGTTTCTTGTTAATGAACACTGGTAAAGAGAAAGTGACGTCGAAAAATGGCTTGTTAACAACGCTAGCTTGTGACCCAGAAGGTAAAGTCTCTTACGCGTTAGAAGGTTCAGTCTTTATTGGCGGCGCTGCTATTCAATGGCTTCGTGATGAAATGAAACTCATCACTGATGCAAAAGATTCTGAATATTTTGCAACTAAAGTGGATTCTTCAAATGGTGTTTATGTGGTTCCAGCCTTTACAGGGCTTGGCGCTCCATACTGGGATGCATATGCTCGCGGTACTATCGTAGGTATGAGTCGCGGCACAGGTATCAACCACATTATTCGCGCAACATTGGAAAGTATTGCCTATCAAAGCCGTGACGTAATTGATGCAATGCAAGCGGATTCGGGTATCAAACTGGCCACACTGCGTGTTGATGGTGGCGCGGTAGCGAATAACTTCCTAATGCAGTTCCAATCAGACATTCTGAACACAGATGTGCAACGTCCTAAAGTTACAGAAGTGACCGCTCTCGGAGCAGCATACCTAGCTGGCCTTGCTGTCGGTTACTGGGGCTCTTTGGATGAAGTTGCTGATAAAGCTGAAATCGACCGAGTCTTTGAACCAGCGCAAGATGAAGCCAAACGAGCTCAACGTTACAACGGCTGGAAACGAGCAGTTAGAGGCGTATTGGCTGTTTCTCACTTTGCTGACGAATAA
- the ahpC gene encoding alkyl hydroperoxide reductase subunit C, with amino-acid sequence MINTTIKPFNATAFKDGKFVDISEKDVLGKWAVFFFYPADFTFVCPTELGDLADHYEELQSRGVEVFSVSTDTHFTHKAWHDSSDTIGKINYYMVGDQTGNITNNFGVMREGQGLADRATFVIDPQGVIQAVEITAEGIGRDAEDLLRKIKAAQYVASHPGEVCPAKWKEGEETLAPSLDLVGKI; translated from the coding sequence ATGATTAACACTACTATCAAACCATTTAACGCAACGGCATTCAAAGACGGCAAATTCGTAGACATTTCTGAGAAAGACGTACTAGGCAAATGGGCTGTATTCTTCTTCTACCCAGCTGACTTCACATTCGTATGTCCAACTGAGCTAGGTGACCTAGCTGACCACTACGAAGAGCTTCAATCTCGTGGCGTAGAAGTGTTCTCAGTATCGACTGACACTCACTTCACTCACAAAGCATGGCACGATAGCTCAGACACAATCGGCAAAATCAACTACTACATGGTAGGCGACCAAACTGGCAACATCACTAACAACTTCGGTGTAATGCGTGAAGGTCAAGGTCTAGCAGACCGCGCTACTTTCGTTATCGACCCACAAGGTGTTATCCAAGCAGTTGAAATTACAGCTGAAGGCATCGGTCGTGACGCAGAAGACCTACTACGTAAGATCAAAGCTGCACAATACGTTGCTTCTCACCCAGGTGAAGTATGTCCAGCTAAATGGAAAGAAGGCGAAGAAACGCTAGCTCCTTCTCTAGACCTAGTAGGCAAAATCTAA
- the ahpF gene encoding alkyl hydroperoxide reductase subunit F, whose protein sequence is MLDQAIKQQLKQYLSNLKEEVQLVVSLDESKASNDIQSLANEIAELSDLVTVTRDDAASSRRPVMTVTNPKKGTQLRFAGLPMGHEFTSLVLALLHSGGHPIKLEAETIEQIAKLDKKLDVEIFISLSCQNCPDVVQAFNMMSAINPDIRTTMIDGALFQDEVKSRDIMAVPSVFVNGELFGQGRMSLTEILNKIDDGAADKAAASLNEKEPYDVLVIGGGPGGSAAAVYAARKGIRTGVVAKRLGGQVMDTMAIENFISVKHTEGPKLAHDLGEHLKEYGVDIITEQQADKLMGAQYTEDGYIHVSLESGATLKSKSVILSPGARWREMNVPGEQEYRNKGVAYCPHCDGPLFKGKKTAVIGGGNSGIEAAIDLAGIVEHVTVLEFADTLRADQVLINKANSLPNVEIITMAQTTEVIGDGKRVTSLKYKDRNTDEIKEIELSGIFVQIGLVPNTEWLKDSDVELSARGEIEVGSRGETSMEGVFAAGDATTVPYKQIIIAMGEGAKASLGAFDYLIRKQA, encoded by the coding sequence ATGTTAGATCAGGCGATTAAACAACAATTAAAACAATATCTTAGCAACCTTAAAGAAGAAGTTCAGTTAGTGGTCAGCCTAGATGAAAGCAAGGCATCTAATGATATCCAATCACTAGCGAACGAAATTGCAGAGCTAAGCGATTTAGTGACTGTGACTCGCGATGATGCAGCAAGCTCTCGCCGTCCAGTAATGACAGTGACAAACCCTAAGAAAGGTACTCAGCTACGTTTTGCTGGTCTTCCAATGGGACACGAGTTTACTTCTCTTGTATTGGCATTACTTCACTCAGGTGGCCATCCAATTAAGCTAGAGGCAGAAACGATTGAACAAATTGCTAAATTGGACAAAAAGCTCGATGTAGAAATCTTCATTTCTCTATCTTGCCAAAACTGTCCAGACGTTGTTCAAGCGTTCAACATGATGTCGGCGATTAACCCAGACATTCGTACTACGATGATCGACGGTGCTCTATTCCAAGATGAAGTGAAATCTCGCGACATCATGGCGGTACCAAGCGTATTCGTAAATGGCGAACTGTTCGGTCAAGGCCGTATGTCTCTGACTGAAATCCTTAACAAAATTGATGACGGCGCGGCAGACAAAGCAGCAGCAAGTCTAAACGAAAAAGAACCATACGATGTTCTTGTGATCGGCGGTGGCCCTGGTGGTAGTGCAGCTGCGGTATACGCTGCTCGTAAAGGCATCCGTACAGGTGTTGTAGCTAAGCGCTTGGGCGGTCAAGTAATGGATACAATGGCAATCGAAAACTTTATTTCGGTTAAACATACTGAAGGTCCAAAACTGGCGCATGATTTAGGCGAACACCTAAAAGAGTACGGTGTAGACATCATCACTGAGCAACAAGCCGACAAGCTGATGGGCGCTCAATACACAGAAGATGGTTACATCCACGTCAGCCTTGAAAGCGGTGCAACGCTGAAGAGTAAAAGTGTCATCTTAAGTCCGGGCGCACGCTGGAGAGAAATGAACGTTCCTGGTGAACAAGAATACCGTAACAAAGGCGTTGCTTACTGCCCACACTGTGACGGCCCACTATTCAAAGGCAAGAAAACAGCGGTAATTGGTGGTGGTAACTCAGGTATCGAAGCGGCAATTGACCTAGCAGGTATCGTTGAACATGTGACGGTTCTTGAGTTCGCTGACACGCTACGCGCTGACCAAGTGTTGATCAACAAAGCAAACTCTCTGCCAAACGTTGAAATCATCACAATGGCGCAAACTACCGAGGTAATCGGTGACGGTAAACGCGTAACAAGTTTGAAATACAAAGATCGCAATACAGACGAAATCAAAGAGATTGAACTGTCAGGTATCTTTGTCCAAATCGGCCTTGTACCAAACACTGAATGGTTAAAGGATTCTGATGTCGAGTTGTCTGCTCGTGGTGAAATCGAAGTAGGCAGCCGCGGCGAAACTAGCATGGAAGGTGTCTTTGCTGCTGGTGACGCAACCACTGTACCTTACAAGCAAATCATTATTGCTATGGGCGAAGGTGCAAAAGCGAGTCTAGGTGCGTTTGATTACCTGATTCGCAAACAAGCTTAA
- a CDS encoding c-type cytochrome produces the protein MKVIYSLLAFSMLSVSAKANTELPDRQAELPAAKKNSQAEYLVPRDLTTITNDEFGEKVKLGYSLFVNSQQMRGKYVGNDQNCVNCHMEAGRKANSAPLWAAYMAYPAYRKKNDRVNSYADRIQGCFTYSMNGKPPVYDSPELVALSAYAYWLAMGGLMDQHGLENEPVPALDDKQLQIGGKAESFPMPDVIAQALPVDKRGSLAGRGYPKIANPELEPSLERGMQVYADNCAACHMKDGQGVSDREGHSYIPPLWGKNAYNWGAGMHRINTAAYFIYENMPLGKSVQLTAQEAWDVSAYVNSQERPQDPRYKGSLEDNRKKYHAHDGFYGKSVNGYTLGSDAFPSAVVK, from the coding sequence ATGAAAGTCATTTATTCATTGTTGGCGTTCAGCATGCTTTCTGTATCGGCAAAAGCAAATACTGAGTTGCCTGACCGTCAGGCTGAATTACCTGCGGCAAAGAAAAACAGTCAAGCCGAATATCTTGTCCCAAGAGACTTAACCACTATCACCAACGATGAATTTGGAGAGAAGGTTAAACTCGGTTACTCATTGTTCGTCAATTCACAGCAGATGCGCGGCAAGTACGTTGGCAATGACCAGAACTGTGTGAACTGTCATATGGAAGCGGGTCGCAAGGCAAACTCAGCGCCTTTATGGGCTGCGTATATGGCTTATCCTGCATACCGTAAAAAGAATGATCGCGTAAACAGCTACGCTGATCGAATTCAAGGGTGTTTCACTTATTCGATGAACGGTAAACCGCCAGTCTATGATTCTCCGGAACTGGTTGCGTTGAGTGCTTATGCTTATTGGTTGGCCATGGGCGGTTTGATGGATCAGCATGGTCTGGAAAATGAACCTGTACCAGCTTTAGACGATAAGCAGTTGCAAATTGGTGGTAAGGCTGAATCGTTTCCCATGCCAGACGTTATCGCTCAGGCTCTTCCGGTTGATAAACGCGGCAGTTTAGCCGGGCGAGGTTATCCAAAGATAGCAAATCCTGAACTGGAACCTTCACTTGAGCGTGGAATGCAGGTGTATGCAGACAATTGCGCCGCTTGTCATATGAAAGATGGGCAAGGTGTCTCGGATAGAGAGGGGCATTCCTATATTCCGCCTTTGTGGGGCAAAAATGCGTATAACTGGGGCGCGGGCATGCACCGTATTAATACTGCGGCCTACTTCATTTATGAAAACATGCCATTGGGTAAAAGCGTTCAGTTAACTGCACAAGAAGCTTGGGATGTATCCGCTTATGTGAATAGCCAAGAGCGGCCACAAGACCCAAGATACAAGGGCAGTCTCGAAGACAACCGTAAAAAGTACCATGCTCATGATGGGTTCTACGGCAAATCGGTGAATGGATACACGCTAGGTAGCGATGCGTTTCCGTCGGCAGTTGTGAAGTAA